Proteins from one Setaria italica strain Yugu1 chromosome V, Setaria_italica_v2.0, whole genome shotgun sequence genomic window:
- the LOC101757854 gene encoding uncharacterized protein At5g19025 — translation MAECRSLIEFLRAFEHHRKAADGSASASACSRSRRASSARAAAAGAFCDSTPMAVVDAVMLLAVVAALGFLVAPYLKLLLAEAGALLHPAASCLSAAAFFGAALAVAAAAVAWELLGHHARKCGKPRCRGLKKAVEFDIQLETEECVRGRPGPAARSALLAAAGARPVELGDEQRELEAELRKMAPPNGRTVLIFRAPCGCPKGRMEVWGAKKVRRIKK, via the coding sequence ATGGCGGAGTGCCGCAGCCTCATCGAGTTCCTCCGCGCGTTCGAGCACCACCGCAAGGCGGCGGAcggctcggcctcggcctccgcgtGCTCCCGATCCAGGCGGGCTTcctcggcccgcgccgccgccgccggcgccttctGCGACAGCACCCCGATGGCCGTGGTCGACGCGGTCATGCTcctggccgtcgtcgccgcgctcGGCTTCCTCGTGGCCCCGTACCTCAAGCTGCTGCTCGCCGAGGCGGGCGCGCTGCTCCACCCCGCCGCGTCCTGTCTCtcggccgccgccttcttcggggccgcgctcgccgtggcggccgccgccgtcgcctggGAGCTGCTGGGCCACCACGCGCGCAAGTGCGGCAAGCCCAGGTGCAGGGGCCTCAAGAAGGCCGTCGAGTTCGACATCCAGCTCGAGACGGAGGAGTGCGTGCgcggccgccccggccccgcggCGCGATCGGCGCTgctcgcggcggccggggcgcgcCCCGTCGAGCTCGGGGACGAGCAGCGGGAGCTGGAGGCCGAGCTCCGCAAGATGGCGCCGCCCAACGGCCGCACCGTGCTCATCTTCCGCGCGCCCTGCGGATGCCCCAAGGGCCGGATGGAGGTCTGGGGCGCCAAGAAGGTCCGCCGGATCAAGAAGTGA